One region of Catenuloplanes indicus genomic DNA includes:
- a CDS encoding GNAT family N-acetyltransferase encodes MTPIIGAATARDLPAVAAIFAGHVTDSVATSEETVPSPSGRQARRADLAARGLPFLSRTTASGSPGTPVPVRVPAHGRGHHLPGLGLHRSRRRLTVDRRAARRRRDRRSPSLEDEVTTAEPAVISEPYQQILAVFTPGRSTLCAKDVCLALSIGTEPNHVEGIRAKLKRLVNRQILTEAQPGLFTLTGKQA; translated from the coding sequence ATGACTCCGATCATCGGGGCCGCGACCGCACGTGATCTGCCGGCGGTCGCGGCCATCTTCGCCGGGCACGTGACGGACAGCGTGGCCACGTCCGAAGAGACTGTGCCGTCCCCGTCCGGCCGGCAGGCCCGCCGCGCCGACCTGGCCGCCCGTGGCCTGCCGTTCCTGTCGCGGACGACGGCGTCCGGATCGCCGGGTACGCCTGTGCCGGTCCGTGTACCGGCACACGGCCGAGGACATCATCTACCTGGACTCGGCCTGCACCGGTCGCGGCGTCGGCTCACGGTTGATCGCCGCGCTGCTCGACGCCGCCGGGACCGCCGGAGTCCGTCACTCGAAGACGAGGTGACCACAGCAGAGCCGGCCGTCATCAGCGAGCCCTACCAGCAGATCCTTGCCGTGTTCACCCCCGGCCGCAGCACCCTGTGCGCGAAAGACGTCTGCCTCGCGCTGAGTATCGGCACCGAGCCCAACCACGTCGAAGGCATCCGAGCCAAGCTGAAACGCCTGGTCAACCGACAAATCCTGACCGAAGCACAACCCGGCCTCTTCACCCTTACCGGGAAACAGGCATAA
- a CDS encoding alpha/beta fold hydrolase: protein MTAVLVHGIPETSVVWNGLRAHLGDAVALRLPGFGTPRPAGFGATKEDYTVWLAEQLRDIEGPIDLVGHDWGSGLVLRAAIAYDIPVRSWMIDSASTAHPDYVWHGMAQVWRAPGRGEEWMAEFVAGAPSETAAPGEPAWLKHWLLASCSNPADAAELEAAIDTTMTDCILALYRSATPNLYADWGPELSRPAPIPGAILRATGDTTDDPAASAEVAARLGVPVLPLEGLDHWWMMQDPAAAAAVLRSFWASLDQRESHQLPQDLG, encoded by the coding sequence GTGACCGCAGTTCTCGTGCACGGAATCCCGGAGACATCCGTCGTCTGGAACGGACTCCGCGCGCATCTCGGCGACGCCGTCGCCCTCCGCCTCCCCGGGTTCGGCACGCCTCGGCCCGCCGGTTTCGGCGCGACGAAGGAGGACTACACGGTCTGGCTGGCCGAACAGCTTCGCGACATCGAGGGCCCGATCGACCTGGTGGGGCACGATTGGGGTTCCGGCCTGGTGCTGCGGGCGGCTATCGCGTATGACATCCCGGTCCGCAGCTGGATGATCGACAGCGCCTCCACGGCCCACCCGGACTACGTCTGGCACGGCATGGCACAGGTGTGGCGGGCACCCGGCCGTGGCGAGGAATGGATGGCCGAGTTCGTCGCGGGCGCGCCCAGCGAGACCGCGGCCCCGGGCGAGCCCGCCTGGCTCAAGCACTGGCTCCTGGCGTCCTGCTCGAACCCGGCCGATGCCGCCGAGCTGGAGGCGGCCATCGACACCACCATGACCGACTGCATCCTTGCTCTCTACCGCTCGGCCACACCCAATCTGTACGCCGACTGGGGCCCCGAACTGTCCCGGCCGGCTCCGATCCCGGGCGCCATCCTGCGCGCCACCGGGGACACCACCGATGACCCGGCCGCCTCTGCCGAGGTCGCAGCCCGGCTCGGCGTGCCCGTCCTGCCGCTGGAAGGTCTCGACCACTGGTGGATGATGCAGGACCCCGCGGCTGCCGCGGCCGTGCTCCGCTCCTTCTGGGCGTCCCTCGACCAGCGCGAGTCCCACCAGCTACCGCAGGATCTGGGTTGA
- a CDS encoding DUF3732 domain-containing protein — protein MGRNDHRVHPGRRVHEQAAGLRIRDKAGPRSPVRSRHHCRAAYGSRSIIADTDARPVRLNEMGGGGNWLGYHLATLLSLHEWFAEHDLPVPRLLILDQPSPVYFPSDYENAGPEPEREADRTSLRRAFEVITEVITNLAPGLQVIVMEHADLQAPVFSTAVVERWRRGQGALVPREWIDGGTAAVDPTPDDGDAFSDGRLF, from the coding sequence ATGGGCCGCAATGACCATCGCGTCCATCCCGGCCGGCGGGTGCACGAACAAGCAGCCGGCCTCCGAATCCGCGACAAAGCAGGACCCCGGTCACCGGTAAGGAGCCGGCACCATTGCCGCGCGGCATACGGCAGCAGAAGCATCATCGCGGACACCGACGCCCGGCCCGTACGCCTCAACGAAATGGGCGGCGGAGGGAACTGGCTGGGCTACCACCTCGCCACGCTCCTGAGCCTGCACGAATGGTTCGCCGAACACGACCTACCCGTCCCCCGACTCCTCATCCTCGACCAGCCCTCACCGGTCTACTTCCCGTCCGACTACGAGAACGCCGGCCCGGAACCTGAACGTGAAGCTGACCGCACCTCGCTGAGACGAGCTTTTGAAGTGATCACCGAGGTCATCACGAACCTGGCTCCCGGACTGCAAGTAATCGTGATGGAACACGCCGACCTGCAGGCCCCTGTCTTCAGTACGGCCGTTGTCGAGCGGTGGCGCCGCGGCCAGGGTGCCCTGGTCCCGCGCGAGTGGATTGACGGCGGCACTGCCGCTGTCGATCCGACGCCTGATGACGGCGACGCATTCAGCGACGGCAGGCTGTTCTGA
- a CDS encoding tyrosine-type recombinase/integrase gives MATIEPRKTRNGKVTRYRVKWRTGGTRAGEWDGRTFDSHAEAKTFKALVDAYGQTMPPDEVLVARGFGYLAATVQVLHADDAVEEAPPAITFEEYARGYIDRLVRPNRETKRKYLERLVTHVFPVIGDRPIAAITRGEMRRWQNGLIGKLSPKTIQNIRGESVSPIFDAACLAGEDDEPPLRSYNPLKGLQLPEKVRAPREIVEDRSEARVVIEAAYEVDPEAADLMVMLLSTGMRWGEATAVPVRSVNFDRGTVSIQQVMRREHFRWVLVLKPKTEDGYREIPVPAPVLEMLRARCEGRAPDAFVFTAPRGGPWVYETFYEDRWVKIRDMAERKGLKKRMTMYGGSAAPIGDI, from the coding sequence ATGGCGACGATCGAACCCCGGAAGACACGAAACGGAAAGGTCACCCGGTATCGGGTGAAGTGGCGCACGGGTGGAACCCGGGCCGGTGAATGGGACGGAAGGACCTTCGACTCCCATGCCGAGGCCAAGACGTTCAAAGCCCTGGTAGATGCTTACGGGCAGACAATGCCTCCCGATGAGGTGCTCGTCGCGCGCGGCTTCGGCTACCTCGCGGCGACTGTGCAGGTGTTGCATGCGGACGATGCCGTGGAGGAGGCGCCGCCGGCGATCACCTTCGAGGAGTACGCGCGCGGCTACATCGACAGGCTTGTGCGGCCCAATCGTGAGACGAAGCGGAAGTATCTGGAACGTCTCGTCACGCACGTGTTCCCGGTGATAGGTGATCGGCCCATCGCCGCGATAACCCGCGGCGAGATGCGGCGCTGGCAGAACGGGCTGATCGGCAAGCTGTCCCCGAAGACGATTCAGAACATTCGAGGAGAGTCGGTTTCGCCGATTTTCGATGCGGCGTGCCTCGCTGGTGAGGATGATGAGCCGCCGCTGCGGTCCTACAACCCTCTGAAGGGCCTTCAGTTGCCGGAGAAGGTGCGTGCACCGAGGGAGATTGTGGAGGATCGTTCGGAGGCGCGGGTAGTGATTGAGGCTGCCTATGAGGTCGATCCGGAGGCGGCCGACCTGATGGTGATGCTGTTGTCCACGGGGATGCGGTGGGGGGAAGCGACCGCTGTGCCGGTGCGATCGGTGAACTTCGACCGCGGGACTGTCAGCATCCAGCAGGTGATGCGCCGCGAGCACTTCCGGTGGGTTCTCGTGCTGAAGCCGAAGACTGAGGACGGCTACCGGGAGATTCCAGTGCCGGCACCCGTCCTCGAGATGCTCAGGGCCCGGTGTGAGGGAAGGGCTCCGGACGCGTTCGTCTTCACGGCGCCGCGGGGTGGCCCGTGGGTGTATGAGACGTTCTACGAGGACCGCTGGGTCAAGATTCGTGATATGGCGGAGCGCAAAGGGCTGAAGAAGCGGATGACGATGTACGGGGGGTCTGCTGCACCGATAGGTGACATCTGA
- a CDS encoding lipid II:glycine glycyltransferase FemX, which produces MSQTTSGTWQSVTDEEAWDRELFAQPRDGHFLQSSHWAAFQRANGREVYFGRGDGWQCLAIVERAGDACRLYCPYGPVADDLTALERAVEALQELGKQEGAGFIRVEPWAPVTRDDLVKLGHFPSKRNMQPGLTWVQDLPGKTKDQLVLEFAPNVRNRWRNAYKKDISVVSSTNPDDVEILLQMIHDVSNHTGMIPHDDDYYRRQTKTLLERGAGTIYITKHGEQPIAAAIVYESPTTRYYAHSGSLLEARKLHSGTVMLATMVLEAQERGQQVFDFVGAAPKDEPDHPWAGFTEFKQSFGGRYRQYLGTWEMPCLGLAPAQQ; this is translated from the coding sequence ATGTCACAGACAACATCGGGAACGTGGCAGAGCGTTACTGACGAGGAGGCGTGGGACCGGGAGCTGTTCGCGCAGCCGCGGGACGGGCACTTCCTGCAGAGCAGTCACTGGGCAGCGTTCCAGCGTGCGAACGGGCGTGAGGTGTATTTCGGCCGGGGTGACGGCTGGCAGTGTTTGGCGATCGTGGAGCGGGCCGGGGACGCCTGCCGGCTGTACTGCCCGTACGGGCCGGTCGCCGACGACCTGACGGCGCTCGAGCGGGCGGTCGAGGCGCTTCAGGAGCTGGGCAAGCAGGAAGGTGCCGGGTTCATCCGGGTCGAGCCGTGGGCGCCGGTCACCCGGGACGATCTGGTCAAGCTCGGGCATTTCCCGTCGAAGCGGAACATGCAGCCGGGTCTGACCTGGGTGCAGGACCTGCCGGGTAAGACGAAGGACCAGCTGGTTCTGGAGTTCGCGCCGAACGTACGCAATCGGTGGCGTAACGCCTACAAGAAGGACATCTCCGTCGTTTCCAGCACGAACCCGGACGACGTCGAGATTCTTCTTCAGATGATCCACGACGTGTCGAATCACACGGGCATGATCCCGCACGACGACGACTACTACCGGCGGCAGACGAAGACGCTGCTGGAGCGCGGTGCGGGCACGATCTACATCACGAAGCACGGCGAGCAGCCGATCGCGGCCGCGATCGTCTACGAGAGCCCGACGACCCGCTACTACGCGCATTCCGGCAGCCTGCTGGAAGCGCGGAAACTCCACTCCGGAACCGTCATGCTGGCGACAATGGTGCTGGAGGCGCAGGAGCGCGGGCAGCAGGTCTTCGACTTCGTCGGCGCGGCGCCCAAGGACGAGCCGGATCACCCGTGGGCCGGGTTCACCGAGTTCAAGCAGTCGTTCGGCGGCCGTTACCGGCAGTATCTCGGCACCTGGGAGATGCCCTGCCTCGGCCTGGCCCCGGCTCAGCAGTGA
- a CDS encoding UDP-N-acetylmuramoyl-L-alanyl-D-glutamate--2,6-diaminopimelate ligase, producing MRTTTVHLEEVLAEVPAATLVQGDATREVSGITHDSRRVSPGDLFVAIPGANHDARGFVAQALERGAAAVVTEGPVELDGDAAVVRVPSARAALADLAVAVYRHPGEHMKMVGVTGTDGKTTTSHLIHAALEQAGMRTGRLTTVGMTTGGGNPPVYYGFTTPEAGELQRMLAQMVSDGCQAAVTEVSSHALQLDRVRGVPFSAAVFTNLTPEHLDFHGTMENYAKAKAHLFAMAAMRGPDSFGVVNADDQWWKLIASGGPETLYTYGLESKDLDLWAENLRVDADRSRFTMFTPWGRREMISAMPGKMNVMNWLAATATTVGLGGDLDAVVAAAEYATVEGRMQTVAAGQPFEVFVDFAHTPHALETVLRTLRAQTKGRLMVLFGHAGGRDSGNRRPMGRIAASIADVVMVTSDNPAHEDPAAISAEIVAGTREAESGTSDVRVVIDRGDALRELLADATPGDTVLLAGKGHEEYQALATGNIDWNDAREARTALAGLGWS from the coding sequence GTGAGGACAACGACGGTGCACCTGGAAGAGGTTCTCGCGGAAGTCCCCGCCGCCACGCTCGTGCAGGGCGACGCCACCCGCGAGGTGTCGGGCATAACGCACGACTCGCGGCGAGTGTCACCCGGTGACCTGTTCGTGGCGATCCCGGGCGCGAACCACGACGCCCGCGGGTTCGTCGCACAGGCACTGGAGCGCGGCGCGGCTGCCGTGGTCACCGAGGGCCCGGTCGAGCTCGACGGCGACGCCGCCGTGGTGCGGGTGCCGTCCGCGCGCGCGGCGCTGGCCGATCTCGCGGTCGCGGTCTACCGGCACCCGGGCGAGCACATGAAGATGGTCGGCGTCACCGGCACGGACGGCAAGACGACCACGTCGCACCTGATACACGCGGCGCTGGAGCAGGCCGGCATGCGTACCGGCCGGCTCACCACCGTGGGCATGACCACCGGCGGCGGCAACCCACCGGTCTACTACGGGTTCACCACGCCGGAAGCCGGCGAGCTGCAGCGCATGCTCGCCCAGATGGTCTCCGACGGCTGCCAGGCCGCGGTGACCGAGGTCAGCTCGCACGCGCTGCAGCTGGACCGGGTCCGCGGCGTGCCGTTCTCGGCCGCGGTGTTCACCAACCTGACGCCGGAGCACCTGGACTTCCACGGCACGATGGAGAACTACGCCAAGGCCAAGGCACACCTGTTCGCGATGGCGGCGATGCGCGGCCCGGACTCGTTCGGCGTGGTCAACGCGGACGACCAGTGGTGGAAGCTGATCGCCAGTGGCGGGCCGGAGACGCTGTACACGTACGGTCTGGAATCCAAAGATCTTGATCTGTGGGCCGAGAACCTGCGCGTGGACGCTGACCGCTCCCGGTTCACCATGTTCACCCCGTGGGGCCGCCGCGAGATGATCTCGGCGATGCCCGGGAAGATGAACGTGATGAACTGGCTGGCCGCGACCGCCACCACGGTCGGTCTCGGCGGCGACCTCGACGCGGTCGTGGCCGCGGCCGAGTACGCGACCGTCGAGGGCCGCATGCAGACCGTCGCCGCCGGGCAGCCGTTCGAGGTGTTCGTCGACTTCGCGCACACGCCGCACGCGCTGGAGACCGTGCTGCGCACGCTGCGCGCCCAGACCAAGGGCCGGCTGATGGTGCTGTTCGGTCACGCCGGCGGCCGCGACTCCGGCAACCGCCGCCCGATGGGCCGGATCGCCGCGAGCATCGCCGACGTCGTCATGGTCACCTCGGACAACCCCGCCCACGAGGACCCGGCCGCGATCTCCGCCGAGATCGTCGCCGGCACCCGTGAGGCCGAGTCCGGCACGTCCGACGTCCGCGTGGTCATCGACCGCGGCGACGCCCTCCGCGAGCTGCTCGCCGACGCCACCCCCGGCGACACCGTGCTGCTCGCCGGCAAGGGCCACGAGGAGTACCAGGCCCTCGCCACCGGCAACATCGACTGGAACGACGCCCGCGAGGCCCGCACCGCCCTCGCCGGCCTCGGCTGGTCCTGA